Below is a window of Janthinobacterium lividum DNA.
TAATGTCGAGGATGCCCGTGTCGATCAGGTCGACCTCGACGCCATTCGTCGTGGTCGTGCCGGTCGCCGTCTGGAATTGCCACTGTCCGACGAGGGCAGGCGTTTGCGCGTACAGGGTGGCCGGTAGCGTGGCAGCCGCGAGGATGCACGTGGCGTAAAGGTGGGGATGGAGCAGGTGCATGGTTATCCTTGTCATGGTTTTCACTCGGGAAGAGTCGAAAAACAGTATGGGGATAACCAGATTGACAAGATGCTACTTTCCGACCAAGGCCGGGATTTACGGACTGAAGGCGCTTTTGGCCGCGCCAAATACCAGATCAACCTCGTCCGATGCGGCTTGCCGGACGAGGTTGATCTGGCAAAACGCTTACTTCGCGAAGGCTTGCGCTGCTGGCGTCACGGTGACGGCTGACGGTGTGATGTTCAGTTTCATCGCGCCGATGACCTTGTCTTCATCGAGCAGGGCCTGCGGCTTGTTGCCGTCGTACTTGATGGGAGAAAACGCGTCGCTGACGAGCTTTTCCTTCAGGCCGGCCGCATCCTTGGCAACGATCACCACGGATAGGTTCTTCGCCGACAAATGCTGTTTGATGGCGCGGTTGACGTCGGACACCGTCAGTTTTGACAAGCCATCACGCATCAGCTTGGTAAATTCCGGCGTGCCATACCATTGCGAGTCGAGCGCATAGCCCAGTTGCTGGTCTTGCGTCGACGTCATGACGAAGACGTTCTTCATCAGGTAATCGCGCGTGGTGGCGAAGTCGTCCTGCGTCAGGCCGTTGTCGATGAGCTTGCCCAATTCCGTCAGGGCCACGCGCAGGGCGAAGTGGGCGTTGTCCGGCGCCACTGGGCGGATCCAGATTTCGAACAGCTGCGCCTTGCGGCCCAGGTTCGGGTTCGGGAAGAACTGAACCATGCCGCGCGGGAAGGCTTCGATATACGCGTAATCGCCATAGTTCATGCCGCGAATTTCACGGATGCGCTGGTACAGGTAGGAATTCGAGGCGCGGTGCTCGCCCAGCCACGTTTTCGCCAGCCACAGGGCGGGGAAGTCCGGGTGCGTGCGCGTCACGTCGAGCGGCAGGCCGAAGGAAATCGCCGTGGCGCGCGTGTTTTTCTCGAGGATTTCCACTTCCAGGCCCTGCGCCTTGCGGCCTGCGGGTTTCACCGTGGCTGGCAAGCCGGGGCCGGCCGGCAGCGTCGCCAGCGCCTGCGTCAGTGTAGCCGTCATGGCGTCGGACACATCGCCGGAAATGCCCACCTTGACGGCGCCTTGCGCATACGCGCTCTTCCAGAACTGTTTGACATCGTCGAGAGTGATGGCGTCGATGCCGGCGACCGTGCCCAGCACCGGGTGGCCGTAAGGCGTCCCCGCATACACATTGGTTTGCAGGCGTTCCTTGGCGAATTCCTCTTCGTTATTGTCCTTCAGGTCCAGCAACAGCGCGTTGCGTTGCGTATCTTTCAGGCGGCGGAAGTCGTCTTCGCGGAAACCGGGCGAGAGCAGCAGCGGCAGGGCGATGGCGTTGAACTGGGTCCAGTTATCCTTGTGGATGGAGCCCGTAAACGTCGTCATTTCCTTGTCCACCTGCTGGGAGAAGCTGCCGGCCAGCGGGAACAGGGCCTGGTTGACTTCGTCGATCTTGCGCTCGGACGAGCCGCCGGACGCCACCATGGCGGCCGTCAGCGCGGCCAGGCCTTCCTTGCCTTGCGGGTCTTGCGCCGAGCCGGCCGTAAACAGCAGCTTGTAGCGGATTTGCGGCAGCGCGGACTTTTGCACCAGCACGTCGAATTTTGCGTTCGACGCGGCCGGCAGCAGGCTGGCCAGTTTCGGCGTGGTGGCGATGGCCGCCGCCATCGGCTGATACGACAGGGTCGTCACCACCAGGCCGTCGTCCGTCAGGTATTTGCGCGCGGCCGCCTGCAGGTCGGCCGGCGTGAGCGTATCGATCAGGCGGTAGTACTGGTTGATGGTGGCATACGAGCGGTCGAAATGCACAAAGGAAGCCAGGGTGCCGGCGATCTGCTCCGTGTTGTCGAGCGAGCGGATCAAACCGTATTTTTCGGCCGACTTGGCATCCGCCAGGTCTTTTTCGCTCACTAGCGTGTCGCGCAGCTGCGCCACGGTGGCCAGGATGGCGTCGCGCACGTAGACGGCGTCATCGATGTTTTTCACGCGCGCGCCGAGCACGGCCAACGTCGGGTCGACCCGGTCCGGCGTCATGTCGAATAACTGATCGACTTTTTGCTCGTTCTGCACCAGGCGTTTATACAGCGGCGAGGTGCGACCGAACGACAGCGACAGCAGGGTCGCCAGCGCGGCCTGGTCCTTGTCCTTCACGGAAAACGCGGGCGCGTGGAAACCCACGGCCACCCACGGCAGGGTCGGCGTGGGCCAGGCCACGTGCTTGTAGACGGGGCCGCGCGGCGCGGGTTCCACGGGCACGGCCGCTTGCTGCTTGCCGCGCTGCCAGCTACTCCAGTATTTTTCTACCAGCGCGATGGCTTGCTGCGGTTCCACATCGCCGGCGATGATGATGGTCGTGCGCTCGGGACGGTACCAGCGGTCGAAGAAGATCTTCGAATATGCGTACTGGTTCGGCATGTCTTCGATGTCCTGGATGAAACCCATCGTCGTATGCTTGTAGGTATGCGTCGTGTAGGCGCTGTCGCGCATCACTTCGAACAGTTTCGAGACGGGATTGGCGCTGTTCTTGTTGTATTCGCCCAGCACGGCCCGCGATTCCGTCTTGAACGCGTCTTCCGCGTAATCGAGGTGCTGGAAGCGGTCCGCCTCCACCTTCAGCACGGTTTCCAGGTCTTGCTTGGCAAACGTGGTGTGGTAATTGGTCAAGTCGTCGCTCGTGTACGCGTTCTGGCGCGCGCCGGCGCGGGTGATGACTTCCTGGTATTTCTCGGGCGGATAAGCCTTGGTGCCGCGGAACATCATGTGTTCGAAGAAGTGGGCGAAGCCGGACTTGCCCGGCTCGACTTCATTGCGCGAGCCTGTCTGCACGGGAATCTGCAAGGAGACCAGGTTGGGGAAGCCGGTTGGCACGATGATGATCTTTAAACCGTTGGCCAGGGTCTTTTCCGTGGCTTTGAATGGCAGCAAATCGGCCTTGCTGGCGGCAGCGCTGTGGGCGGCGGCCGGTTTGACGGGCGCGGCGGCCAGGTTCGACGCGGCCATGGCCGACAGGGCCAGGGCGAAAGCAGGTAATACATTGGGCATGATTCTTGACACGAAGGCTCCTTCTTTTTTGGAATGTGGAAAGTGCAACGCCGCAGCATAGAATATTCGTGCCGCCCTGCATAGGGGCAGGAGGCTTTCGGGCAGGTGCTGCGGGGTGGATTAAAAGTCGGGCCGCAGGATGCGTGCCGTCAGGTGGGTCAGGAAGTCGCGCCGGGTGGGCAGGAACATGCGGATATACACGATGTCGTGCGCCCGGTCATGGTGGTAGACGACGCGGATATCTTCGCACAGGCGTTGCCGTACATCCATGCCGACTTCGCGGGCGGCCGCGACGGGCGTGCCGCTGTCGGGGAAAGCTTTGAGATCAGTCAATAGCTGCCGGAAAGCCGAGAGGAACTGCGCATGGGCGGCGGCCGTATGGTGCGCCTTGAAGTCGCTGCGTAATTCCTCGAAATCGGCTTGCGCGCTTTTCAGTACGATGATGCGCGCCATCTCAATCCTGGTCGAGGCTGGCCAGGAAATCTTCTTCGGACACCACGCCGTCGCGCGCGATCTCCCGGTTGCCCATGGCGATCAGCTTCATGAACGCGTGCTGTTCCTGCATCTGCCGCGCTTGCCGTTTGCCTTCCTGATACGCGTGCATGGACAGCACGACCATTTTCGCTTCGCCATTTTGCGTGATGATGATGGGTTCGTCCTGGCCCGCATCAAAGCTGTTGACGATCTCCGTCGTATTGGCCTTGAGATAGGAAATCGGCTTGATGCGTTCCTTGAGGTTCATGGCGGCTCCGAATGCGAAAAAACTGTGACAGGACTAAATATACACCAAATTTGGTCGTGCTCTTTGATGCTTGCATTTGTTGCCTACGTGAGTGTCCTTTCCGGCAGGCTGATGCGGTTGCGGCCCAGGTGCTTGGCGCGGTACAGGGCGCAGTCGGCCGTGTGGATCAGTTGTCCCAGTTCCGTGCCGGGGCCAGGCAGGGCCGTGGCGGCGCCGATGCTGACTGTGACGCAGGCGCCGTCGGGACGCTTGCGCGGTAGTTGCAGCCGTTCCACGCGCTGTCGGATGCGTTCCGCCACGATGGCCGCGCCCTTGAGCGACTGGTTCGGCAGGATGACGGCGAATTCTTCGCCGCCATAGCGGGCCACCAGGTCGTTCGTGCGCATCTCGCTGGCCACGGCGCCGGCCACCTTGCGCAGGCACAGGTCGCCGCCTTGGTGGCCGTGGCTGTCGTTGTACTCCTTGAAATTGTCGACATCGACCATCAGTAGCGAAAGGGGCTGGCCCTGGCGCTGGGCACGCTGCCATTCGGCAAGGATGGTACCGTCGAAGCAGCGCCGGTTTGCCAGGCCCGTCAGGCCGTCGCGCGTGGCCAGGCGTTCCAGTTCCACGTGCGCGCGTTTTTCGTCCGTCATGTCGCGCAGGGTTTCGACGACGGCGATCAGTTCGCCGTGATTGCCATAGATGGGGCTGGCATCGACGGCCAGGTAGCGCCGCCGTCCCGTGCGCGGCATGTCGCACCAGTTTTCCGCGCACAGATTGCTGCCCGTGCTGCTGCGATATTGCTGCTGGGCATGCAAGGCGCGCATATCGCCGCCGCGCCCGGCCAACAGCAGGTCGGCCAGGGTAGGGCGCTCGTCGTTGTAAAAGCAGCGTCCCGGCTCGCGCGTGCGCAGCACTTCACTTGCCGGCACGCCCGTCAGCTGCTCGCAGGCGCGGTTCCAGATCATCACCTGGCCATGCACGTCGAGGACAAAGGTGGGCACCACCAGCAATTCCATCATCTTGACGGCGAAACCCTGGGCTTCATCGCAGGGCGATGCGCTGGCCTGTGCATGGCTATCCGGCATGTAAGCATCCTTCTTGGGGTGAATGGGAGTGGTTCGCAGGCCATGATGCAGCGTGGCGGGCCGATGATGTTGATATTGAGCAACATTTTCAGTGATGAAGCAGCGGTATCTCCTCGCAGGCGGCCAGTGGCAGTGACAGGTGCAAGGTGGTGCCGGTGCCGCTGTGGCTGTCGATGTGCAGGCTGCCGCCGGCGGCGGCCACGCGCTCATGCATGCCGGACAGGCCGCAACCGAGACGTGGTGGCGAACCCGACAGCCCGACGCCGTCGTCGCTGATGTGGCATGCCAGGGTGGCGCCCACTTGTTGCAGGCATAGCTGGACATGCGTGGCATGCGCATGGCGGGCAATGTTCGCCAGCGCTTCCTGCAGCGCGTGATACAGCAGGGGGCCATGCGCGTTGCCAGCGGCGGCGTCGCAGCGGTAATCGCAGCTGCAATCGATGCCCGTGGTGCGCTTGAAGTCCGCCAGCAAGCCGTCGCATGCCGCTTGCAGGCCGGCGTCGAGGGCGGGCGGGCGCAGGTCGTGGATGACGCTGCGCAGCGCCGCGATGCTGAGGTCGACATTGTGCGCCATCATGGCCAGTTGCCGCGCCAGCAAGGGCGTCGCGCCATGCGTGCTGGTCTGCAGCATGGCCAGGTCGATTTTCAGGGTCAGCAGATGCTGGCCCAGGTCGTCGTGGATGTCGCGCCCGATGCGCAGGCGTTCCTGCGCGCGCGCCTTGCGCTGCTCGCTGGCCAGGTGCGCATGCTCGGCATCCGTGCGCAACTGTTCCAGCGCTTGCAGGCGCAGCGCCAGGCGGTGCTGGCGCCACAGCAGTACCGCCAGCGCGCCGAGCAGTATGGCGCAGGCCAGCATCAACGGGAATAGCGGCCTGGCGGCATGGCCAGCGTGCACGGAAGCGAGTGCACCGGCCGCCAGGCAGGCCAGAATGCTCAGACGGTACGGCGGGCGTATCCAGCGTTGCACCATAGCCATGCTCCCAAAAAATATTTTCCAATTGGCAATGCTCTTACAGAAAATATATTAACCTGGGGCTATTTATATTGTCTAAACGCAAAATCTGCGCAGTTATGCCCTCCAGCGTGGCTTTCCTGTCTCTGGATGCCGCAGCGGCAGGCGGCAGGCACGGCATTTGCACGGGAAGTGTCGTGGCGGCATATAATAGAGGGTTGTCAATCGGCTTTTGTGGTGACGGCGCGGTGCGCCGGCCTCGATGCGTTCGCCCTGCGCGATGACGCCAGCCAGCTCTTAGGAAATACAGTGACTTATAGCATCAAAGAGATTTTTTATACCCTGCAGGGCGAAGGTGCGCACGCGGGCCGTCCAGCCGTGTTTTGCCGCTTTTCCGGCTGCAACCTGTGGACGGGCCGCGAAAGCGACCGCGCCACGGCCGTATGTCAGTTCTGCGATACGGATTTCGTCGGCACGGACGGCGAACTGGGCGGCAAGTTCAAGACCCCCCAGGAATTGGCCGCGCTGATCGACAGCCTGTGGCCAGCCAGCTACGCGCCCAGCAAATACGTGGTGTTTACGGGCGGCGAACCGCTGCTGCAACTGGACACGGCCCTGATCGACGCCATGCATGCGGTCGGCTTTACCATCGCCATCGAAACCAACGGCACCTTGCCTGTGCCAGCCGGCGTGGACTGGATCTGTGTCAGCCCGAAGATGGGCTCCACCCTGGTGGTGCACAAAGGTAATGAAATCAAGGTGGTCATTCCCCAGTTCCAGCAAGACCTGGCCGCCTACGAACATTTGGATTTCGAGAACTTCTTCGTGCAAGCGATGGACGGCCCCCTGGCCGCGCACAATATGCAGCTGGCCATCGAAACGTGCAAAAGCAACCCGAAGTGGAAGCTGAGCCTGCAAACCCATAAACTCCTGCAAATTCCTTAAATAAGTATTACCAATAAAATAATATGCTGACTATCACACGCAAGCTCGAATTCGACGCGGGCCACCGCATTCCCGACCATAAAAGCCAGTGCCGCAACCTGCACGGCCACCGCTACACGGTGGAAATCACCCTGGTCGGCAAGGTCATCGAGGCGGAAGGCAATTCCGACAATGGCATGATCATGGACTTTTCCGACGTGAAAACCCTGGCCAAGCAGCACCTGGTCGATGTCTGGGACCACGCCTTCCTCGTGTATGAAAAAGACACGGCCGTGCGCGACTTCCTGGCCAGCTTGCCCGACCATAAAACCGTCGTCATCGACCGTATTCCGACCGTGGAAAACCTGGCGCGCATCGCCTTCGAGATCCTGAAAGCGGCATTTACCGACCATTTCGGCACCGGCTTGCACCTGCATAAGCTGGTGCTGCATGAAACGCCGAATTGCTGGGCAGAAGTGACCGATGACTGAAATGCGGGATAGCGCGCTCGACGCGCGCTACATGCAGCTGGCCCTGGAACAGGCCCAGCACGCGTGGGACCTGGGCGAGGTGCCCGTCGGCGCCGTCGTCGTCAAGGATAGCGAAGTCATCGCCGTGGGCTACAACCAGCCCATCGGCCGCCACGACCCCACGGCGCACGCGGAAGTCATGGCCTTGCGCGCGGCCGCCGAAAAGCTGGGCAACTACCGCTTGCCCGGCTGCGAGCTGTACGTGACCCTGGAACCGTGCGTGATGTGCTCGGGCGCCATGCTGCATGCGCGCCTGGCGCGCGTGGTGTACGGCGCGGGGGACCCGAAGACGGGCGCCTGCGGTTCCGTGCTGAACCTGTTCGAGCAGCCGGCGCTGAACCACCAGACAGCCATCGAAGGCGGCGTGCTGGCCGACGAATGCGGCGCTTTCCTCAAGCGTTTCTTTGCCGAGCGCCGTCGCGCGCAGGCGGAAGCGCGCAAGCTGGCCAATCCGCAGGCCTGACACCAGCCCTGACAGGGCAGGGCCGCCATGGACTTGCCGCGCATGACAGCATGCCAGCCATGCCAGCCATCGCGGCTGGCATTTTTTATAACTGTTGCGAAATAACATCTGTCTAGACCAACTGCCATTCTCAAATGAGAATGATTCGTGTTACAGTATTGTTTTCGCCAGCAAACTTCCCTTGCGTATCGTTATCGATCCGGGTTCAAGAGCCAGCCTTTACTCTTAGACCGGATCATCATGACTACAGTGCCTACGCAGCGCTCCGCTGCCCCCGTTGTTCCTGCCACCCAACTGCCTGCCCGCCGCCACAACCTGGTGCTGCGTGCCGCCTTACTGGGCCTGTTCGCCGCGCCCCTGCTACCCGTGGCCGCGCAAAATGCCGCCGTCAACGCGGGCACTGCTGCCCAGGAACCGGCCAAGCTGCCTGTCTTCCCTGAAATCGTCGTCAATGCCAAGCAGGATTACGAGCGCCGCGCCGGCACCAAGACGGTGATCCGCAGCGACGACCTGGAACGCCGCAACGTGACGGACATGGCCGGTATCGTGCGCTATCAGCCGTTGATCAGCACGCCAATGGCGGCCTCGGGCGGCGGCGGCATCTGGGATGGCGCGGGCAATACCGGTTACAACATCCGTGGCCTGGAAGGCAACCGCGTCAGCCTGGATGTTGACGGCATTTCCCTGCCGGATGCGGCGCCGAAGCCAGATGGCACGGCCCTCAATGCCTTCGGCACGGGCCGCGATTATTTCGATCCTGAAACTTTCCGTGAAGTGCGCATCGATTCGGGCACGACGGCCGCCAGCGGCGCCAATCCCGGCCTGGGCGGCGGCGTGGCTTTCATCACCAAGTCGCCCGAGGATTACCTGGGCGAAGGCCAAGACCACTACGTGGCCTATAAATACGGCCGCGCGACCGCCGACCGCAGCAATGCGCACACCCTGACGGGCGCCGCCAAGATCGGTGCCAATCTACAAGGCCTGGCCGTGTACGTGCACCGCGATGGTGAGCAGCTTGACAGCCGCGGCAGCGCGCCCGTCAACCCGGATGACTGGCATTCGAACGCCTTGCTGTCGAAGCTGGTGTGGGCCTTGCCTGGCGAACAAAAGCTGGACTTGACGGTCGACATGTTCGAACGCAAGAACAAGCGCGATCTGCGCAACAAGGTCAGCGCCCTGTATCCGGACGGCGTGCAGCAGGATTCCACCACCAAGCGTACCCGCGTCAGCCTGGGCCACGAGGTGGTGCTGAAGGATTTCGCCCTGTTCGACCGCCTGACCTCGAAAGTTTATCTGCAAAACGCGAAGATCGACGACAAGAGCAAGGGACGCTATACCTACCGCGGCAACTTCCAGCGCGCCATCGACACCAGCTTCAAGAATGACAGCATCGGTTTGAGCTCGGAAGCGTTCAAGCAGCTCAACGCCGACAACGCACTGCTGTATGGCGTGCAGCTGGAGCAGGGAAAATCGCGCCGTCCCTGGATGGAGGACCGTACGGCGGTCGCCACGGGCGCACACGAGATCACGCGCAAGAACCGCATGGCCGACATGGACAGCACCAAGCTGGCGCTGTATGTGCGCGATGACTACAGTTTCAATGTGGCCGGCAAGAAGGCGGTCCTGACGCCGGGCTTGCGCGCCGACTACCGCAAGAATGAGCCGAAAAACCTGCAAAACTATGTGACCGCCGTGCCGAATGCGGCCAAGGAAGTGCGCAAGGAAAGCGACAGCTATTTCACGCCGAGCCTGAGCCTGACCGTGGAAGTACTGCCGCAAATCAATGCTTATGCCACCTTTACCCGCGGCACGCGCTTGCCGACGCCAGCCGAGCGCACGGGCACCTACGATTCCTTCAGCTACACGAGCACGAATGGCTATGCCATCCTGGGCAATGCCAATTTACGCAAGGAAACCAGCAAGGCCTACGAGCTGGGCTTGAAGGGCGATGTCGCCAAGGGTTTGAGCATGCATGCCTCCGTCTACCAGACGGAATACAAGGGCATGATCGAGTATGTGATGCAGGAAGATGATCCGGTGAACTACCCCACCATCACCCAGGGCTTGTACCGTCCCGAAAACATCGGCAATGCGCGCACCTGGGGCGCCGAGCTGAGCTTGCGCGCGGAACTGGGTACCTGGTTGCCGGCCATGCAGGGCTATCGCGTCGACCTGGCCACGGGCGTGGCCAAGGGCCGCTCCTTCAATACCCTGACGGGCGAGAGCGGCGGCCTGGCCTCGGTGGCGCCGGCCAAGACGGCGCTGACCTTCGGCTATGACCATACCAACAAGCTGTTCGGCCTGGAACTGACGGCCTTGCATGCGGGCGACAAACAGGCGCCGAACGACTTGCTGACGGGCACGACCGCGCCGCGCTTCAAGGTGCCGTCGTACACAATTTTCGACCTGTCGACCTACTGGAACGTGCACAAGAACGCGAAGATCGTCGTCGGCGTATACAACTTGACGGATCGCAAGTACTGGGATTACGCCGCCGCGCGCAGCCTGTCTGCCGGCACCACGGTGGCTTCCCGCACGGAGATCGAGCGCTACGCCAAGCCCGGCCGCAACGTCGCCGCCAGCCTCAGCGTCAACTATTGATTTTTACCGGGGAGGGGCGCTTGTCCCTCTTTTTTTCCATGTTTGATTGAATGGTCTCTCTATGAAGTTATCCAAACTCGTTCTATCCCTGCTAGGCAGCCTGCTGATTGCAAACGCAACTGCGGCCCCAGCCACCTTGGCGGAACGCTGGTCCACCTTGCGCACGGAACAGCCGAAGCTGCAGATCCGCGACGCGGCGCGCGCGCTGGGTGTGTCTGAAGCGCAATTGCTGGCAACCAATATCGGCAAGGGCGTGACGCGCCTGCAGGCGGACGGCAACCAGCCGCGCGAAATCATGCGCGCGGCGCTGGACCTGGGCATCGTGCAAGCGATCACGCGCAATGAAAACGGCGTCATCGAAACGACGGGCACGGCCAGCAAATTCAAGCAGGCGGGCGACAAGTCCGAGCAGGCCGACGCCAAGCAGGATCCGGAAACGGAAGCGCGGCAACGCAATATCGCCGGCGGCTACCTGGGCGGCCAGATCGACCTGCGTTTCCACTTTGAACACTGGAAATACGCATTTGCCGTGGAACAAGCGGGCCGCGACGGCAAGCCGACGCGCAGCCTGCAATTTTTTGACGCCAACGGCACGGCCGTGCACAAGATCTACCTGCGCAACGAGCCGGGCGTGGCCGTCTACGACAAGCTGGTGGCGACCTTCCGCATGCCCCAGCAAAGCGCGGAATTGAATGTGCTGGCCGTGGCGTCGAAAGCGGCGGAAAAACCGGATGCCGAAATCGACGTCAAGGAATTCCAGCTGGCCTGGAAAGACATGACGGACGTGCACCAGTTCGCGCAAATCATGCGCGAATTTCATCTGACCCGCGAACAGGCTCTGCGCCTGGCGCCGGCCGGCGTGGTCGAGCGCGTGACGCCGGCAGCGCTGCGCACCCTGCTGGAAAACGCGGCGAAGAACAAGGTTGCCATCATGGTGTTCCTGGGCAATGAAGGCTTGACGCAGATATACAGCGGCAAGATCGAGAAAACCATGGCCGCCGGCGGTTTCTTCAACGTGCTCGATCCGGACTTCAACCTGCACATCCGCGACACGGCCCTGCGCAGCGGCTGGGTCGTCAAGCGCGGCGGCGTCACCTCGGTCGAGTTTTTCGATAACGACGGCACGCAAGTGGTTTCCTTCTTCGGCGTACGCGAACGGGGCAAACCGCAGCCACAAGCGTGGGTCGATCTGGCTGATTCCTTGCCAAAGGCCAAGTAAGCAGCACCGTTGATTCAGTACAGTTGTCGCGCGCCGTACCGGCGCGGCAACACTTCAGCTGAGTGCCGCGTGCCGGTCTCATGTCTGAAGCACAATAGTGGTATGCTGAGTGCAAGGCAGCAGCGATCGTGTCTGCGTGCTGGTTCCTGAAGAGAGGCAATCATGGCAACCATCATGGCGAACGGCCTCAACATAGCTTATGAAAGCCACGGCGACTCTGACGATCCGTGCGTGCTGCTGGTCATGGGCCTGGGCATGCAACTGATCGCCTGGCCGGCGGACTTCGTCGAAGGCATCGTCGAGCAAGGCTTTCGGGTTGTACGTTTCGACAACCGCGACTGCGGCCTGTCGAGCAAGATGGCGCTGGCGGGCAAGCCTTATCTGCCGTTGGCCTATGTGAAAAACCTCGTCGGCTGGCCCCTGAAAACTTCCTACACCCTGAATGACATGGCGGACGACGCGCTGGGCTTGCTGGCGGCCTTGCGCATTGCCCAGGCGCACGTGATTGGCGTGTCGATGGGCGGCATGATCGCGCAAGTGATGGCGGCGCACGCGCCGCAGCAGGTGCTCAGTCTGACCTCCATCATGTCGAGCAGCGGCCGGCGCGGCTTGCCCGGCCCCACGCGGGCCGCGCGCAATGCGCTATTGCAACGTCCGAAACGCAATGCCAGCCGCGCCGAACTGATGGCGCACATGGCTGCCACCGTGCGTGTCATCGGCAGTCCCGCCTATCCCGTGTCGGAAAAACTGCTGTACCAACGCATCGAAGCGGCGCTGCAGCGGGGCAGTTGCCCGGAAGGCGTGGCGCGGCAAATGGTGGCTATTGCCGCCTCGGGCGAGCGCACGGCCTTGCTGCCAAGTATCAGCTGTCCTGCGCTGGTGATCCATGGCGCAGCCGATCCCTTGATCCCCGTTGCCTGCGGCATCGATACGGCGGCACTGATTCCTGGCGCCCGGCTGGAAGTGATCGAAGGCATGGGGCACGACATGCCGCCCCAGTTGATCGAGCGTCTGCTCGCCTTGATCGATGTGCATCTGCAAGGTAAGATGGCGCCCCAGATGCGCTCCCAGCCAGCCTAGGCGCGCCCATTCTTATTTACGTGCGGGCATATTTTGAAGACACCTGAGATTGGCATCGCCATCGTCGCGCCGGGCGGTTGTGCGCCCGACGAAGCGGCACTGGCGCGCGGCATCGCCCGCTTGCAGGCGCAAGGCGCCACCGTTCACAATTACTACGACCCCGAGCACACATTCCAGCGTTTCGGCGGCACGGATGCGGGGCGCCTGGCGCAACTCCATGCCGCAGCTGCCGACCCGGCCGTGCAAGTGGTGATCGCCTTGCGCGGCAGCTACGGCATCAGCCGCATCCTGCCCGAGATCGATTTCCAGGCCATGGCCGACAGCCGTAAACTGTTTGTCGGTTACAGCGATTTTACGGCCTTCCATATGGGCTTGCTGGCGAAAACGGGCCGCGCCAGCTTTGCCGGCCCCATGGTCTGCGACGATTTCATCCGCGACGAGCCCGAGCAATTTACGCTCGATCAACTGTGGTCGTGCCTGGCCGGTCCCGCCC
It encodes the following:
- a CDS encoding TonB-dependent hemoglobin/transferrin/lactoferrin family receptor, producing MTTVPTQRSAAPVVPATQLPARRHNLVLRAALLGLFAAPLLPVAAQNAAVNAGTAAQEPAKLPVFPEIVVNAKQDYERRAGTKTVIRSDDLERRNVTDMAGIVRYQPLISTPMAASGGGGIWDGAGNTGYNIRGLEGNRVSLDVDGISLPDAAPKPDGTALNAFGTGRDYFDPETFREVRIDSGTTAASGANPGLGGGVAFITKSPEDYLGEGQDHYVAYKYGRATADRSNAHTLTGAAKIGANLQGLAVYVHRDGEQLDSRGSAPVNPDDWHSNALLSKLVWALPGEQKLDLTVDMFERKNKRDLRNKVSALYPDGVQQDSTTKRTRVSLGHEVVLKDFALFDRLTSKVYLQNAKIDDKSKGRYTYRGNFQRAIDTSFKNDSIGLSSEAFKQLNADNALLYGVQLEQGKSRRPWMEDRTAVATGAHEITRKNRMADMDSTKLALYVRDDYSFNVAGKKAVLTPGLRADYRKNEPKNLQNYVTAVPNAAKEVRKESDSYFTPSLSLTVEVLPQINAYATFTRGTRLPTPAERTGTYDSFSYTSTNGYAILGNANLRKETSKAYELGLKGDVAKGLSMHASVYQTEYKGMIEYVMQEDDPVNYPTITQGLYRPENIGNARTWGAELSLRAELGTWLPAMQGYRVDLATGVAKGRSFNTLTGESGGLASVAPAKTALTFGYDHTNKLFGLELTALHAGDKQAPNDLLTGTTAPRFKVPSYTIFDLSTYWNVHKNAKIVVGVYNLTDRKYWDYAAARSLSAGTTVASRTEIERYAKPGRNVAASLSVNY
- a CDS encoding ChuX/HutX family heme-like substrate-binding protein, producing MKLSKLVLSLLGSLLIANATAAPATLAERWSTLRTEQPKLQIRDAARALGVSEAQLLATNIGKGVTRLQADGNQPREIMRAALDLGIVQAITRNENGVIETTGTASKFKQAGDKSEQADAKQDPETEARQRNIAGGYLGGQIDLRFHFEHWKYAFAVEQAGRDGKPTRSLQFFDANGTAVHKIYLRNEPGVAVYDKLVATFRMPQQSAELNVLAVASKAAEKPDAEIDVKEFQLAWKDMTDVHQFAQIMREFHLTREQALRLAPAGVVERVTPAALRTLLENAAKNKVAIMVFLGNEGLTQIYSGKIEKTMAAGGFFNVLDPDFNLHIRDTALRSGWVVKRGGVTSVEFFDNDGTQVVSFFGVRERGKPQPQAWVDLADSLPKAK
- a CDS encoding alpha/beta hydrolase, with translation MATIMANGLNIAYESHGDSDDPCVLLVMGLGMQLIAWPADFVEGIVEQGFRVVRFDNRDCGLSSKMALAGKPYLPLAYVKNLVGWPLKTSYTLNDMADDALGLLAALRIAQAHVIGVSMGGMIAQVMAAHAPQQVLSLTSIMSSSGRRGLPGPTRAARNALLQRPKRNASRAELMAHMAATVRVIGSPAYPVSEKLLYQRIEAALQRGSCPEGVARQMVAIAASGERTALLPSISCPALVIHGAADPLIPVACGIDTAALIPGARLEVIEGMGHDMPPQLIERLLALIDVHLQGKMAPQMRSQPA
- the ldcA gene encoding muramoyltetrapeptide carboxypeptidase — its product is MKTPEIGIAIVAPGGCAPDEAALARGIARLQAQGATVHNYYDPEHTFQRFGGTDAGRLAQLHAAAADPAVQVVIALRGSYGISRILPEIDFQAMADSRKLFVGYSDFTAFHMGLLAKTGRASFAGPMVCDDFIRDEPEQFTLDQLWSCLAGPAHAVTGTSVGNPQVEVTGKLWGGNLAMLVHLLGTPYFPEIDGGILFLEDVNEHPYRVERMLLQLLHAGVIGRQQAVVLGDFSGYKLSPMDKGYDADAMLAYVRERLPVPVLTGLEFGHIRRRVTLPFGGKARLRSDASGFSLTVTDYPTLARP